The following are encoded together in the Prionailurus viverrinus isolate Anna chromosome B3, UM_Priviv_1.0, whole genome shotgun sequence genome:
- the FBXL22 gene encoding F-box and leucine-rich protein 22 translates to MHLTQLNRECLLHLFSFLDKDSRKNLARTCPQLQDVFEDPTLWPLLHFHSLVELKKDNFLLSPALRSLSICWYSSRVQVCSIEDWLKSAFQRTICSRHESLVNDFLFQVCDRCPNLESVTLSGCGHVTDDCLVRLLRCCQHLRALRLENCARVTNRTLAAVATHGRALQTLHVDFCRNVSAAGLRRLSAACPRLALRAEHSATMIPDQLPRAPGTALRKLLPR, encoded by the exons ATGCATCTCACCCAGCTCAACCGGGAGTGCCTGCTGCACCTCTTCTCCTTCCTGGACAAGGACAGCAGGAAGAACCTTGCCAGGACCTGCCCCCAGCTCCAGGACGTGTTTGAGGACCCCACACTCTGGCCCCTGCTGCACTTTCACTCCCTCGTAGAACTCAAGAAGGACAACTTCCTGCTGAGCCCAGCCCTCAGGAGCCTCTCCATCTGCTGGTACTCTAGTCGCGTGCAGGTGTGCAGTATTGAGGACTGGCTCAAGAGCGCCTTCCAGAGGACCATCTGCAGCCGGCATGAGAGTCTGGTCAATGATTTCCTCTTCCAGGTGTGCGACAG GTGCCCCAACCTCGAGTCTGTCACGCTTTCAGGATGCGGCCATGTCACCGACGACTGCCTCGTGCGCCTACTGCGCTGCTGCCAGCACTTGCGTGCGCTGCGCCTGGAGAACTGCGCGCGCGTCACCAACCGCACGCTTGCTGCTGTGGCGACGCACGGGCGCGCGCTGCAGACCCTGCACGTGGACTTTTGCCGCAACGTGAGCGCGGCCGGCCTGCGCCGCCTGAGCGCCGCGTGCCCGCGCCTGGCGCTGCGAGCCGAGCACAGCGCGACGATGATCCCCGACCAGCTCCCCAGGGCGCCCGGCACTGCCCTTCGGAAGCTACTGCCGCGCTAG